The following are encoded together in the Ictalurus punctatus breed USDA103 chromosome 1, Coco_2.0, whole genome shotgun sequence genome:
- the irgq1 gene encoding uncharacterized protein irgq1 isoform X2 encodes METIGVPQKIPEEYVNKITEAVQSTSPEKIPQQFMTLLKLYDRFKMDVAVTGDSGSGKSTLINALIGLDHDARGAAPTGVVETTMEPALYQYPNCPQVRLWDLPGMGTPSFTSKSYVETINFSLYDMFFVVISERFRENNMLLIDEICKQKKPFYVIRTKVDNDLRAQSRKQNFTETGALTVMRDECLKYVEEKNLHPHIFLVSAHDTQNYEMQNLKDTFEKEASELKREVFSCFLMSLFSGGMRKERTIMHRHLQSGKISEKEVLDLRTFWKCFDAANGTETLMTILEALEHFQLDVAILGETGSGVTTLLNGLMGQRNGAFSSILAEMPATSPQYPNVRFWAMSGIENIMANSLEGMEEMLDNFDFYVLIVTEWKKAHHIDLARVVQKLRKKYHFVQTKIDCYLQAQEDLCCSATEIQDGFRAQCAEELQIAKVENLQLFLINSLDRNAFDFVSLESVLGSDLDTIRTSAFGYYVDRIVRNKKQAQSTCQIL; translated from the exons ATGGAAACTATCGG TGTGCCACAAAAGATCCCAGAGGAATATGTCAACAAAATCACAGAGGCAGTCCAGTCTACAAGCCCTGAGAAAATCCCTCAACAGTTTATGACTTTACTGAAACTTTATGATCGATTCAAGATGGACGTAGCTGTGACAGGAGATTCTGGCTCAGGAAAATCTACACTCATCAATGCTCTCATTGGGCTGGATCATGATGCTAGAGGAGCTGCACCAACAGGAGTTGTGGAGACCACAATGGAACCTGCACTGTATCAGTATCCAAACTGCCCCCAAGTGAGACTGTGGGACCTTCCAGGGATGGGCACACCCTCTTTTACATCAAAGAGTTATGTGGAGACAATAAACTTTAGTCTCTATGACATGTTTTTTGTAGTGATATCTGAACGATTTAGAGAAAACAACATGCTTCTGATTGATGAAATATGTAAACAAAAGAAGCCCTTTTATGTTATTAGAACAAAAGTAGACAACGACTTGCGTGCACAGAGTAGGAAACAAAACTTCACTGAAACTGGTGCTTTAACTGTCATGAGAGATGAATGTTTAAAATATGTAGAAGAGAAAAACCTGCACCCCCATATCTTCTTAGTGTCAGCCCATGATACACAGAACTATGAAATGCAGAACCTTAAAGACACTTTTGAGAAAGAGGCTTCAGAGCTCAAAAGAgaagttttttcctgtttcctgatGAGTTTGTTCAGTGGAGGCATGAGGAAAGAAAG gacTATAATGCACCGTCATTTGCAGAGTGGGAAAATCAGTGAAAAGGAAGTATTGGACTTAAGAACTTTCTGGAAATGTTTTGACGCTGCAAATGGAACTGAAACACTTATGACAATATTGGAGGCTCTAGAGCACTTTCAGCTTGATGTGGCTATTTTAGGGGAGACAGGATCTGGGGTAACTACTCTTCTGAATGGCCTAATGGGACAGCGGAATGGTGCCTTTAGCTCAATACTTGCCGAAATGCCAGCAACAAGTCCTCAGTACCCAAATGTCAGATTTTGGGCTATGTCAGGAATAGAGAACATTATGGCCAACTCATTGGAAGGGATGGAAGAAATGTTGGATAATTTTGATTTCTATGTGCTTATTGTGACTGAGTGGAAGAAGGCACACCACATAGACCTTGCAAGAGTTGTTCAAAAGTTACGGAAGAAGTACCACTTTGTCCAGACAAAGATTGACTGCTATTTGCAGGCCCAAGAAGATTTGTGTTGTTCTGCGACTGAGATTCAGGATGGGTTTCGAGCCCAGTGTGCTGAGGAGCTTCAGATCGCAAAAGTTGAAAATTTGCAACTGTTTCTCATAAACAGCTTAGACAGAAATGCCTTTGACTTTGTCAGTCTGGAGAGTGTACTGGGCAGTGACCTGGACACTATAAGGACAAGTGCTTTTGGATATTATGTTGACAGAATTGTGAGAAACAAAAAGCAAGCACAGAGCACTTGTCAGATACTATAG
- the irgq1 gene encoding uncharacterized protein irgq1 isoform X1 yields METIGFSVPQKIPEEYVNKITEAVQSTSPEKIPQQFMTLLKLYDRFKMDVAVTGDSGSGKSTLINALIGLDHDARGAAPTGVVETTMEPALYQYPNCPQVRLWDLPGMGTPSFTSKSYVETINFSLYDMFFVVISERFRENNMLLIDEICKQKKPFYVIRTKVDNDLRAQSRKQNFTETGALTVMRDECLKYVEEKNLHPHIFLVSAHDTQNYEMQNLKDTFEKEASELKREVFSCFLMSLFSGGMRKERTIMHRHLQSGKISEKEVLDLRTFWKCFDAANGTETLMTILEALEHFQLDVAILGETGSGVTTLLNGLMGQRNGAFSSILAEMPATSPQYPNVRFWAMSGIENIMANSLEGMEEMLDNFDFYVLIVTEWKKAHHIDLARVVQKLRKKYHFVQTKIDCYLQAQEDLCCSATEIQDGFRAQCAEELQIAKVENLQLFLINSLDRNAFDFVSLESVLGSDLDTIRTSAFGYYVDRIVRNKKQAQSTCQIL; encoded by the exons ATGGAAACTATCGG ATTTAGTGTGCCACAAAAGATCCCAGAGGAATATGTCAACAAAATCACAGAGGCAGTCCAGTCTACAAGCCCTGAGAAAATCCCTCAACAGTTTATGACTTTACTGAAACTTTATGATCGATTCAAGATGGACGTAGCTGTGACAGGAGATTCTGGCTCAGGAAAATCTACACTCATCAATGCTCTCATTGGGCTGGATCATGATGCTAGAGGAGCTGCACCAACAGGAGTTGTGGAGACCACAATGGAACCTGCACTGTATCAGTATCCAAACTGCCCCCAAGTGAGACTGTGGGACCTTCCAGGGATGGGCACACCCTCTTTTACATCAAAGAGTTATGTGGAGACAATAAACTTTAGTCTCTATGACATGTTTTTTGTAGTGATATCTGAACGATTTAGAGAAAACAACATGCTTCTGATTGATGAAATATGTAAACAAAAGAAGCCCTTTTATGTTATTAGAACAAAAGTAGACAACGACTTGCGTGCACAGAGTAGGAAACAAAACTTCACTGAAACTGGTGCTTTAACTGTCATGAGAGATGAATGTTTAAAATATGTAGAAGAGAAAAACCTGCACCCCCATATCTTCTTAGTGTCAGCCCATGATACACAGAACTATGAAATGCAGAACCTTAAAGACACTTTTGAGAAAGAGGCTTCAGAGCTCAAAAGAgaagttttttcctgtttcctgatGAGTTTGTTCAGTGGAGGCATGAGGAAAGAAAG gacTATAATGCACCGTCATTTGCAGAGTGGGAAAATCAGTGAAAAGGAAGTATTGGACTTAAGAACTTTCTGGAAATGTTTTGACGCTGCAAATGGAACTGAAACACTTATGACAATATTGGAGGCTCTAGAGCACTTTCAGCTTGATGTGGCTATTTTAGGGGAGACAGGATCTGGGGTAACTACTCTTCTGAATGGCCTAATGGGACAGCGGAATGGTGCCTTTAGCTCAATACTTGCCGAAATGCCAGCAACAAGTCCTCAGTACCCAAATGTCAGATTTTGGGCTATGTCAGGAATAGAGAACATTATGGCCAACTCATTGGAAGGGATGGAAGAAATGTTGGATAATTTTGATTTCTATGTGCTTATTGTGACTGAGTGGAAGAAGGCACACCACATAGACCTTGCAAGAGTTGTTCAAAAGTTACGGAAGAAGTACCACTTTGTCCAGACAAAGATTGACTGCTATTTGCAGGCCCAAGAAGATTTGTGTTGTTCTGCGACTGAGATTCAGGATGGGTTTCGAGCCCAGTGTGCTGAGGAGCTTCAGATCGCAAAAGTTGAAAATTTGCAACTGTTTCTCATAAACAGCTTAGACAGAAATGCCTTTGACTTTGTCAGTCTGGAGAGTGTACTGGGCAGTGACCTGGACACTATAAGGACAAGTGCTTTTGGATATTATGTTGACAGAATTGTGAGAAACAAAAAGCAAGCACAGAGCACTTGTCAGATACTATAG